A window of Bacillus toyonensis BCT-7112 genomic DNA:
AAGTTTTTAAACCACCATGTAGTGCAATACCGTTCATTGCTGCACCCATTGCGAATTCACGTACACCGTACCAAATGTTTTTACCGCTGTAATCTTCTCTTGTAAAGTCTTTTTCGTTATTCATATATGTTTTGTTAGAACCAGCAAGGTCAGCAGATCCACCGAAGAATGATGGTACAGACTCTGCAATTGCATTAATTACAGCACCTGAAGAATTACGTGTTGCTGCTTTTGATCCTAATTCATAAGTTGGTAAGCTTTGTTCCCAACCTTCTGGAAGAAGACCGTTCATTGCTGCTTGCAGTTCGTTTGCTAATTCTGGATATGCTTGTGCATATTCACCTAACATCGTGTTCCAAGCTGCTTGCGCTGTTTCACCAACATCTTGTACTGTTTTACGGAAGTTGTCATATACTTCTTCTGCTACATGGAAGTCTTGTTCAGCAGTCCAAGCGTATGCTTCTTTCGTTAATTTTGTTTCGTCTACACCAAGTGGAGAACCGTGTGAAGCTGATTTTCCTGATTTGTTTGGAGAACCGAAACCAATTGTCGTTCTTACTTCAATTAGCGTTGGGCGTTTTTCGTCAGCTTTCGCTTCTTCAATTGCTTTCGCGATTGCTTCAATATCGTTTCCATCCTCAACACGGATTACTTGCCATCCGTATGCTTTGTAACGATCTTCTACACTTTCAGAGAATGAACGATTTAAATCGCCATCTAATGAAATATCGTTTGAATCGTAAAGCACAACAAGACGACCTAATTGTAAATGAGCAGCTAATGAAGATGCTTCAGCAGAAACGCCTTCCATTAAATCTCCATCACCACAAATAGCGTATGTATGATGATCTACTACATTATACGCATCACGGTTATATTTAGCCGCTAAATGTCTTTCAGCCATTGCCATACCTACAGCAGTTGCAATACCTTGTCCAAGTGGACCAGTAGTTGCGTCTACACCTGCAGTATGACCGTACTCAGGATGTCCTGGAGTTTTACTTCCCCATTGACGGAAGTTCTTTAAGTCATCCATTGTTACATCATAACCAGATAGGTGAAGTAGGCTGTATAATAACATTGAACCATGACCTGCAGATAATACGAAACGATCGCGGTTAAACCACGTTGGGTTATTTGGATTATGTTTCATAAATTGAGTCCATAATGTATAAGCCATTGGTGCTGCACCCATTGGCATTCCTGGGTGACCAGAGTTTGCTTTTTCAATCGCATCGATGGATAATGTGCGAATCGTGTTGATAGAAAGTTGTTCGATTGAATGTGACATGCTATTCTTCCCTTCGCTTATATTAGTAAACGTTTTATACATTTATATGATAGCTTCCCACGCAAGATTATACAACATGTATCGACAAATATGTTGATGTTTTTTTGATTTTTTATAAAAAAACCAATGATTTCGGGAATGTATGGGTATTCAATATGACATACTTTTTTATTGTTTTTATTTTAAAAAGAAAGGGAATTATCTGTATATTTATACAAACGTACAGACTTCTTTTAATAAACACTTAAAAAGACAAAAAAGCATCTGACTTCGATGCTTTTAAAATCCGTTAAACAATCCGTTTTCGAATCGAACTTGAAATAAAATCGATTATAATTACCATTAGAATGATGCCCAATAAAATAATTCCCACACGAGACCAATTCCGTGAACTTAATGCAAAAATTAATGGCGTACCAATACCACCTGCTCCAATTACACCTAAAATCGCAGCGGATCGCACATTAATTTCGAACCTGTATAACGTATACGATAGAAAATCTGGTAACACTTGTGGTAATACCGCATACCAAAGTATTTGAAACCGATTTGCACCTGTTGATATTAACGCCTCGGTCGGTCCCTTATCTATATTTTCAATTCCTTCCGAATATAGTTTCCCTAACATTCCGATAGAGTGTAACCCTAAAGCTAGAACTCCGGCAAAAGAGCCTGGCCCAACAGCTTTTATAAATAAAAGAGCCATAACTAATTCAGGAAATGTACGAACAAAACTAAGTACAAATTTCCCAGCACCTGAAGTTAATTTTCCACTACTCATATTCGTTGCCGCCCAAAAAGCAAATGGAACAGATAAAAAGGCAGAAATAAATGTACCTAATATTGCAATTGCCAACGTATCAATCAAACCATGTAATAAATCTTCACCATCAGGCAAAGATACATACGACCAATCTGGGTTCAACACGCCTGTCATAATTGCTTTTGTAATTTCTCCCGCTGTATTTTTTATTCCCTCGAGTGGGACACCTGAAAAGGCCCATACATATATAACTGTTAGTGCTATAAAAATAATCCAGCGATTTACACTCGGTTTCTTCGGTTTTGGTACGATTATCGTCGTTTTACTCATTATAATTTCTCCCGCAACAATGTACTTATATAATCAATTAACAATACAACAACAAGGGTATAAATAATAATGGAAGCAGTTTGTTGATATTGTAAAAATCCAAGTGTACGATCATAATATAAACCAATGCCACCTGCTCCTACTAAACCTAGAACGGCTGCGGCACGTACATTCACCTCAAATGTATAAAGTACGTAGGAAACAAAGTGCGCTTTCACTTGCGGAATGACCCCATAAACAATCCATTGCACCTTATTCGCTCCTACAGCTGTCATCGCTTCTAATGGACCTGGATCAATTGATTCAATTGACTCATACAATAATTTCGCTACGAGCCCAACCGAGAAACAAGTAAGAGCCAAAATACCTGGAAGTGGTCCTATTCCAAAAATCGCTACAAAAATAGCCGCTAATAATAAATCTGGTATCGTTCGTATAAAATTTAAAATCAATCGAGCTGGACCGTACAAAAATACACTAGTAAATACATTACTTGCTGCAAATAGTGCAAGTGGAATGGCTAAAATCGCTCCTAAAGTCGTTCCAATAATCGCCATGCGTATTGTATCTAACATTGCTGTTGTAATAACTTGAAAATAACTCCAATCTGGTGGCACCATTTCCTTCAATAAATCCATCATATTTGGAAAACCAACTACTAGTTTTGAAAATGATGCGTCGACCTGTACACTACTACCCCACAACAGTAAAATAACTAGAATAACCGTTAACATATGTTT
This region includes:
- the phnE gene encoding phosphonate ABC transporter, permease protein PhnE encodes the protein MNDVTIYSKSIPKPPSKLKHMLTVILVILLLWGSSVQVDASFSKLVVGFPNMMDLLKEMVPPDWSYFQVITTAMLDTIRMAIIGTTLGAILAIPLALFAASNVFTSVFLYGPARLILNFIRTIPDLLLAAIFVAIFGIGPLPGILALTCFSVGLVAKLLYESIESIDPGPLEAMTAVGANKVQWIVYGVIPQVKAHFVSYVLYTFEVNVRAAAVLGLVGAGGIGLYYDRTLGFLQYQQTASIIIYTLVVVLLIDYISTLLREKL
- the phnE gene encoding phosphonate ABC transporter, permease protein PhnE; protein product: MSKTTIIVPKPKKPSVNRWIIFIALTVIYVWAFSGVPLEGIKNTAGEITKAIMTGVLNPDWSYVSLPDGEDLLHGLIDTLAIAILGTFISAFLSVPFAFWAATNMSSGKLTSGAGKFVLSFVRTFPELVMALLFIKAVGPGSFAGVLALGLHSIGMLGKLYSEGIENIDKGPTEALISTGANRFQILWYAVLPQVLPDFLSYTLYRFEINVRSAAILGVIGAGGIGTPLIFALSSRNWSRVGIILLGIILMVIIIDFISSSIRKRIV
- the tkt gene encoding transketolase, with translation MSHSIEQLSINTIRTLSIDAIEKANSGHPGMPMGAAPMAYTLWTQFMKHNPNNPTWFNRDRFVLSAGHGSMLLYSLLHLSGYDVTMDDLKNFRQWGSKTPGHPEYGHTAGVDATTGPLGQGIATAVGMAMAERHLAAKYNRDAYNVVDHHTYAICGDGDLMEGVSAEASSLAAHLQLGRLVVLYDSNDISLDGDLNRSFSESVEDRYKAYGWQVIRVEDGNDIEAIAKAIEEAKADEKRPTLIEVRTTIGFGSPNKSGKSASHGSPLGVDETKLTKEAYAWTAEQDFHVAEEVYDNFRKTVQDVGETAQAAWNTMLGEYAQAYPELANELQAAMNGLLPEGWEQSLPTYELGSKAATRNSSGAVINAIAESVPSFFGGSADLAGSNKTYMNNEKDFTREDYSGKNIWYGVREFAMGAAMNGIALHGGLKTYGGTFFVFSDYLRPAIRLAALMQLPVTYVFTHDSIAVGEDGPTHEPVEQLAALRAMPNVSVIRPADGNESVAAWRLALESTKTPTALVLTRQDLPTLEGAKEDTYEKVAKGAYVVSASKKETADVILLASGSEVSLAVEAQKALAVDGVDAAVVSMPSMDRFEAQTAEYKESVLPKAVTKRFAIEMGATFGWHRYVGLEGDVLGIDTFGASAPGEKIMEEYGFTVENVVRKVKEML